ATTCGGCAAAGCTTTATACTatgaataataatacaatattaaaacCTTTCGTGGAAATAATAAGCTCACAGGGGTTCAGAAAGCCAGGTTGGCCCTCAGACATAGGGTTGCGAAATTCCGGTAACATCTGCAAAATCTGGGAACTTTGGGAAAGGTACCGGAATTTTGCAAACTTAATTAATCCCAGACCCAATAACTTTCTTATTACCTGTGCTCCAAAATAAGTTTCATATCTCCACGTTGGAGTCCGTAAATCCTTTCTTTCCCTCATTCACCAGGACAGGCTTCTCTGTCCTAGTGTGCCACACAAGTACCTGTTTGGGGCGGGGGGGAGGTTCAAGTAAAAAGGGTGGAAAAGTTAGTTGAAAGTAGTTGAAAGCATTTTTATACCGctttaatgttagctaggctagaggttaggcttaggggttaaggCTAGGAGTTAGTGTAAAGGGTTAAGCTtggggttagctaacatgctaagtagttgcaaagaagCAAAACATGGAAGTAGTTGCCCGTGAGGAGtttcgaacacgcaacctttgggttgcctGACATTTGCATTATACGGCTACCATCCACAGCGACCAACCACCTTTCTTTAATTTTTGCCTGAAGTAacattctgtcttatgtaaccatattaAACAAATCATACTAATTTGACTGTCCCGGATtttcatttactatgttacatctatgAGACCAGCCTGAcccagtgggaatcaaacccacaaccctagcattGCAAGCAACATACTATATtagctgagccacacaggacaacTCTTAGTTCCTTACCTTAGTGCAATTAGCAGCCTTGGGCTCCAGGTCGCTGAGGGTGACCAGCTCCCGCAGTAAGCTGCTCTCCTGGTATCCTCCCTTGACTCCCCGCAGCTTGAAGTAGGCCTGAGGCTTAAAGAGAATGAGGCGGAGGTTCACCGCAAACCCAGCCATGTCTATGGCAAAGGGTCGGTTGGGGTCAAACACAGTCTTCCAGCCGTAAACCTTGCCCAGGGTATTGACTTTAGGGGACTCGTACCGCAGGCCGCCCACAAAGGCTACAGGCCACACAGACACCTTCCTTGTTGAACGCATCTAgacgaggaaggagagagagggtagagcccaTGGAGATCCTATGATATTAGTGCTCTATGTAATTCTATGGGTGGAGAAGGATCAATAAGTATTCATTTTCCGATATATGATTTTATGTGAGGAAATAGCTATTTTAATTTGTATCATATTGAAATATCAGAATTCATGTTTATAAACTTTGTTTAAGGCAGGTGTCAAGTGATGCCTATGTGTTGAGGCTGTGCATTTATCTAGTGGCATATTGTAAGGAGCCATGCTCTTTATTTAATTATACTAGTGCGCACAGAAACCAAACATTTTGCCTGTTTTGGTAGCTAAAGAGAAAACAATTCTGTACTGCACAACATCTCTCCTTGTTCCACTCACCTCCTCAAACAGATCCAGACTATAGGTGTTATCATCGTCTGCAAAGTAGACGATACCAGGctggctgttgctgttgttggggCTGAAGGTCTCTCTAAGCCAGCGCAGAGCCAGGTTCCTCTGCATGGTTCCCCGGGGTATCCTGGGGTCCCTCATGTCCCCACGCAGCTTATAGTTCCTGGGTGTCTCCACATTAAGGTGGGTGTAGTTCAGGCCTGTTTCCTGAAGGAGCCTGGTGACTAGCGGGGTTTGTCGCTGAGAGTCCTCAACCAGGATCCAGTGCAGGTTGGGCACGTGGAGGAAGGTGTTGGCCAGACGGGTCAGCTCTGCCTTCTGGACCGGCCGGCTGTAGGTTGGGGTGACGACGTGGAG
The sequence above is a segment of the Salvelinus alpinus chromosome 1, SLU_Salpinus.1, whole genome shotgun sequence genome. Coding sequences within it:
- the LOC139550702 gene encoding galactosylgalactosylxylosylprotein 3-beta-glucuronosyltransferase 1-like isoform X2; translation: MPKRRDILAIVLIVLPWTLLITVWHQSAITPLLAARKCKDDRHESRRDSRNTFTLKESCTSENSKDIVEVVRTEYVYSRQPPWSDVLPTLHVVTPTYSRPVQKAELTRLANTFLHVPNLHWILVEDSQRQTPLVTRLLQETGLNYTHLNVETPRNYKLRGDMRDPRIPRGTMQRNLALRWLRETFSPNNSNSQPGIVYFADDDNTYSLDLFEEMRSTRKVSVWPVAFVGGLRYESPKVNTLGKVYGWKTVFDPNRPFAIDMAGFAVNLRLILFKPQAYFKLRGVKGGYQESSLLRELVTLSDLEPKAANCTKVIYGWDSKQTDKRQAPGKQDQGEIYIYCNTTVKGVRQPYCLLQAVHSYVSIQA
- the LOC139550702 gene encoding galactosylgalactosylxylosylprotein 3-beta-glucuronosyltransferase 1-like isoform X7, which produces MPKRRDILAIVLIVLPWTLLITVWHQSAITPLLAARKCKGHSSISPCREFYDDRHESRRDSRNTFTLKESCTSENSKDIVEVVRTEYVYSRQPPWSDVLPTLHVVTPTYSRPVQKAELTRLANTFLHVPNLHWILVEDSQRQTPLVTRLLQETGLNYTHLNVETPRNYKLRGDMRDPRIPRGTMQRNLALRWLRETFSPNNSNSQPGIVYFADDDNTYSLDLFEEPQAYFKLRGVKGGYQESSLLRELVTLSDLEPKAANCTKVIYGWDSKQTDKRQAPGKQDQGEIYIYCNTTVKGVRQPYCLLQAVHSYVSIQA
- the LOC139550702 gene encoding galactosylgalactosylxylosylprotein 3-beta-glucuronosyltransferase 1-like isoform X1, which translates into the protein MPKRRDILAIVLIVLPWTLLITVWHQSAITPLLAARKCKGHSSISPCREFYDDRHESRRDSRNTFTLKESCTSENSKDIVEVVRTEYVYSRQPPWSDVLPTLHVVTPTYSRPVQKAELTRLANTFLHVPNLHWILVEDSQRQTPLVTRLLQETGLNYTHLNVETPRNYKLRGDMRDPRIPRGTMQRNLALRWLRETFSPNNSNSQPGIVYFADDDNTYSLDLFEEMRSTRKVSVWPVAFVGGLRYESPKVNTLGKVYGWKTVFDPNRPFAIDMAGFAVNLRLILFKPQAYFKLRGVKGGYQESSLLRELVTLSDLEPKAANCTKVIYGWDSKQTDKRQAPGKQDQGEIYIYCNTTVKGVRQPYCLLQAVHSYVSIQA
- the LOC139550702 gene encoding galactosylgalactosylxylosylprotein 3-beta-glucuronosyltransferase 1-like isoform X5 — encoded protein: MPKRRDILAIVLIVLPWTLLITVWHQSAITPLLAARKCKDDRHESRRDSRNTFTLKESCTSENSKDIVEVVRTEYVYSRQPPWSDVLPTLHVVTPTYSRPVQKAELTRLANTFLHVPNLHWILVEDSQRQTPLVTRLLQETGLNYTHLNVETPRNYKLRGDMRDPRIPRGTMQRNLALRWLRETFSPNNSNSQPGIVYFADDDNTYSLDLFEEMRSTRKVSVWPVAFVGGLRYESPKVNTLGKVYGWKTVFDPNRPFAIDMAGFAVNLRLILFKPQAYFKLRGVKGGYQESSLLRELVTLSDLEPKAANCTKVLVWHTRTEKPVLVNEGKKGFTDSNVEI
- the LOC139550702 gene encoding galactosylgalactosylxylosylprotein 3-beta-glucuronosyltransferase 1-like isoform X6, with product MPKRRDILAIVLIVLPWTLLITVWHQSAITPLLAARKYDRHESRRDSRNTFTLKESCTSENSKDIVEVVRTEYVYSRQPPWSDVLPTLHVVTPTYSRPVQKAELTRLANTFLHVPNLHWILVEDSQRQTPLVTRLLQETGLNYTHLNVETPRNYKLRGDMRDPRIPRGTMQRNLALRWLRETFSPNNSNSQPGIVYFADDDNTYSLDLFEEMRSTRKVSVWPVAFVGGLRYESPKVNTLGKVYGWKTVFDPNRPFAIDMAGFAVNLRLILFKPQAYFKLRGVKGGYQESSLLRELVTLSDLEPKAANCTKVLVWHTRTEKPVLVNEGKKGFTDSNVEI
- the LOC139550702 gene encoding galactosylgalactosylxylosylprotein 3-beta-glucuronosyltransferase 1-like isoform X3, encoding MPKRRDILAIVLIVLPWTLLITVWHQSAITPLLAARKYDRHESRRDSRNTFTLKESCTSENSKDIVEVVRTEYVYSRQPPWSDVLPTLHVVTPTYSRPVQKAELTRLANTFLHVPNLHWILVEDSQRQTPLVTRLLQETGLNYTHLNVETPRNYKLRGDMRDPRIPRGTMQRNLALRWLRETFSPNNSNSQPGIVYFADDDNTYSLDLFEEMRSTRKVSVWPVAFVGGLRYESPKVNTLGKVYGWKTVFDPNRPFAIDMAGFAVNLRLILFKPQAYFKLRGVKGGYQESSLLRELVTLSDLEPKAANCTKVIYGWDSKQTDKRQAPGKQDQGEIYIYCNTTVKGVRQPYCLLQAVHSYVSIQA
- the LOC139550702 gene encoding galactosylgalactosylxylosylprotein 3-beta-glucuronosyltransferase 1-like isoform X4, with amino-acid sequence MPKRRDILAIVLIVLPWTLLITVWHQSAITPLLAARKCKGHSSISPCREFYDDRHESRRDSRNTFTLKESCTSENSKDIVEVVRTEYVYSRQPPWSDVLPTLHVVTPTYSRPVQKAELTRLANTFLHVPNLHWILVEDSQRQTPLVTRLLQETGLNYTHLNVETPRNYKLRGDMRDPRIPRGTMQRNLALRWLRETFSPNNSNSQPGIVYFADDDNTYSLDLFEEMRSTRKVSVWPVAFVGGLRYESPKVNTLGKVYGWKTVFDPNRPFAIDMAGFAVNLRLILFKPQAYFKLRGVKGGYQESSLLRELVTLSDLEPKAANCTKVLVWHTRTEKPVLVNEGKKGFTDSNVEI